Below is a genomic region from Gloeocapsa sp. PCC 73106.
GCTCTAACTACGTCAGATTTTTTGACTGCCATATTGGGAATAGCGTCTTTTACTACAGCAATAATTACGTCTCCGATGCTACCGAACGTGGTATTACCGGTGCTGAGTACTCTGAGACACATTAGTTTGCGGGCGCCGCTGTTATCAGCTACATTGAGATAAGTTTGTTGTTGAATCATTTTCAGGTACTTAAGTAAGAATTTCACTAACTATCCAACGTTTAGTCCGACTGAGGGGTCGTGTTTCAAGGATGCGGACGCGATCGCCTTCTTGACACCGATTTTCTGGGTCATGGGCTTTAAATCTTTTGGTTTTGACGACGATTTTGCCGTATTTGGGATGAGGGGACCGGTTTTCTATGGCAACGACTACGGTTTTATCCATTTTGTTGCTGACTACGGTACCTAAGCGTTCTTTAACTGCCATTTAAGTTTATTCCTCCTCTACCGGTTGTGATGCTGAGTTAAGTTGGCGTTCTCTTTCTACTGTCAAAAGTTGACCTAGATAGTGACGCTTGTGTTTAAAAAGATGTGTTTTTTCTAGACGTCCGGTTGCTTGTTGTAGACGCAGGTTAAACAGTTCTCGCTTGACAGCTTGAATGTTTTGTTCTATTTCTGCATCCGAGAGTATTCTAACGTCGGCTATTTTGGTAAGAGCCATGATTAATTTAGCCTTCCTCCTGTTCACGGGTAATAAATTTTACTTTGATGGGGAGTTTTTGGGCGGCTAAGCGCATTGCTTCTTGAGCGATTTCTTCTGTAACTCCACCAATTTCAAACATGATGCGTCCGGGTTTAACTACGGCTACCCAGAATTCGGGGGAGCCTTTTCCTGAACCCATACGGGTTTCGGCGGGTCGCATGGTTATGGGTTTGTCGGGAAAAATACGGATCCAGATTTTACCACCGCGTTTGATATAACGGGTCATAGCACGACGTGCGGCTTCTATTTGGCGAGAGGTAATCCAAGAGGGTTCGGTAGCTTGGAGGGCGAATTCGCCAAAGTTAATTTTGTTACCGCGCTGAGCCATCCCTCTCATGCGTCCCCGTTGTTGTTTGCGGAATTTTGTTCTTCTTGGGCTTAACATGGGTCTTTTTAACTCTTAATTATTCTTGAACGTCTTCGGAGCGATCTTCGAACTGCTGACGGCGTTTTTTGCGTTTGGGAGCTGGAGCGGCGATCGCGTTAAGAAACTCTTCTTGTCCTGGAATAATTTCTCCTTTGAATACCCAGACTTTGATGCCCAAAATACCGTAGATGGTGGAAGCGGTGCGGTAGGCGTAGTCAATATCAGCTCTAAGGGTATGTAGAGGAACTCGTCCTTCTCTAACCCACTCGGTACGAGCGATCTCAGCGCCGTTAAGACGACCACTGATGGAGATTTTAATGCCTTTGACTTCGGCTTTTTGAGCGCGTTGAATTGTTTGGCGCACTACACGGCGAAAGGAAACGCGGCGTTCTAATTGTTTGGCAATTTCTTCGGCTAGTAATACGGCGTCGGCGTCGACTTTGGTGACTTCGATGACGTTAATCCGAATTTGGCGCTGACTTCCTAATTTACTTTGTAGGGAGGTACGTAACTCTTCTATACCGGATCCGCCTTTACCTACTACTACTCCAGGACGAGCGGTATGGATTTCC
It encodes:
- the rpsQ gene encoding 30S ribosomal protein S17 — protein: MAVKERLGTVVSNKMDKTVVVAIENRSPHPKYGKIVVKTKRFKAHDPENRCQEGDRVRILETRPLSRTKRWIVSEILT
- the rpmC gene encoding 50S ribosomal protein L29, with amino-acid sequence MALTKIADVRILSDAEIEQNIQAVKRELFNLRLQQATGRLEKTHLFKHKRHYLGQLLTVERERQLNSASQPVEEE
- the rplP gene encoding 50S ribosomal protein L16; its protein translation is MLSPRRTKFRKQQRGRMRGMAQRGNKINFGEFALQATEPSWITSRQIEAARRAMTRYIKRGGKIWIRIFPDKPITMRPAETRMGSGKGSPEFWVAVVKPGRIMFEIGGVTEEIAQEAMRLAAQKLPIKVKFITREQEEG
- the rpsC gene encoding 30S ribosomal protein S3, which produces MGQKIHPIGFRLGYTKDHQSRWYANSGQYPELLEEDRDIREFIYQKFKKTGNYPGISLIRIERKADQIDLEIHTARPGVVVGKGGSGIEELRTSLQSKLGSQRQIRINVIEVTKVDADAVLLAEEIAKQLERRVSFRRVVRQTIQRAQKAEVKGIKISISGRLNGAEIARTEWVREGRVPLHTLRADIDYAYRTASTIYGILGIKVWVFKGEIIPGQEEFLNAIAAPAPKRKKRRQQFEDRSEDVQE